CCGTGCCCAGCCCGATGCATCACCCGGCGGGATGCCGCTTCCATCCCCGCTGCCCGTTCAGCTCCGAGGAGTGTAAGAAGGATTCGCCAGAGATGCGCGAACTGCGCCCCGGGCACACCGTGCGATGCCATTGGGCGGAGAAGATTCTGGAAGGCACGCAGCCCAGCCATGAGGTGGAAACATTCGCCGTAGGCTAACGATCAGGGCATTCTCATTGCACCAATCTCTTCGTTGCACGGCGGTCGGCAGTTTCGGTCACGTACTTCAGTACGCTCCCTTCAACTGCCGCCTTGTGCGCCTCGATCTTGGCACAAGCAGAACACCCTGATCCCCGAAGGAGAACGTGGGAAGGAACTCTCAAGTCAATGTCCCCCTCCTGGTTTCGCCGCTCCAAAGAACCACCCCGAAAGCCTACGCGCGAATCGTTGGCCGCGACGTTTCTTCGTGGAGAAGGCATCGAAATCGGTGCGCTGAACCAGCCCACTCTGCTGCCGCCTGATCTGCGCGTCCGCTACGTCGATCGGTTCGCCGTGGCCGATTTGAAGAACCAGTACCCCGAACTTGCAAACGCCGATCTCGTTGATCCCGACATCGTGGATGATGGCGAAACGCTCGGGAAGATCGACGACGCGTCGCAGGACTTCGTGCTCGCCTGTCACTTCCTCGAGCACTGCGAAAATCCTCTGAAGGCTCTGGAGAACATGGTCCGTGTTCTCCGGCCCGGAGGGATCCTCTTTCTTGCAATTCCGGACAAGCGATTCACGTTCGACATCGACCGTCCGATTACGCCGCTTGAGCATCTCGTTCGCGACTACGAGGAAGGCCCCGAGTGGTCGCGCGAGCCGGCGTATTGGGAGTGGGCGCAGATCGTCGACAAGCTCGATGACGTGAAAGCCCGCTATCAGGTCGAGCACTATATGGGCATTCGCTACAGCATTCACTTCCACGCCTGGACCCCGGCCGAGATGGCCGAGATGTTCGTCCACTTGCAGCGCGGCATGGGCGTCCCGGCGGACATCAAGTTATTCTATCACATGGACGATCAGGTGATTGCGCTGTTGGAGAAACAGCGGCCTTAGCAGAGCGATCCGAAAACAAGAAACGCCCCCGCGAAGGGGGCGTTGCTCGTTGAAAGCTGTGGTGCCCAGAGTGGGACTCGAACCCACACGAGGGTTATCCTCGCCAGATTTTGAGTCTGGTGCGTCTGCCAATTCCGCCATCCGGGCAACGGCGCCTTGTTTCCAAAGCACCGGGGCAGGAACGAACCACACCCCCCCAGCCGCGGCAAGGGTTTTTCCCGCTCTGCGGCTTCCGGCATGCTTTGACTTGCCCTCTTCTTCCCCTCTGTGAGAGACATCGGTTTAGAACTCGCCGACGCAACAAGGGGCGCATTTGGGACGGGCGCCGGCATTTCTCTTGGAGAGGAATGAGGAGGAATTCCCATGCGACTGCTATCGACTTGTGCGATGGCCGGGCTCTTTGCCTGTGCTGCGACGACCGGTTATTCGGCTGTGGAGGTCACTGCCCCCAAAGCGATCGATATCGACTGGACCTACGTGTCGGGAGCCGAGGTCTCCGAATACAGCATCTTACCCTATGGCTATCTGCGCGATTACTCGGGCGATGGGATCCCGGACTATTTGCTCGCCGAAGATATCGAGGCAAATGGCGCTATTCGTTTGTGGGCAATCGACTCCGCAGCAACCGGAGGATCGAAGGCCTATCCGGCGGATCGAGCAGCCGGGCGCGAGTTCACCATCGATCTCGGCACCTTCTATCCCGACATGGTTCAGATGATTCACCAGGAAGGAAGCTGCGACATCGACATCTACGTGCAGGGCGACAACCGCACGACCGACGATGGAGAATACACGCAGTTGATCTACAAGCGCCTGAATCTCGACGATCCGAATTTCCCGGACGCCGCGACCTTCACGATCCCCGTGCAGTCAGAGTTGTGGCCATACACACACTGGTCGGAGGACTTCACCGGCGATGGTTATCCCGACATCGTACTCGGGAATTCGCTGACGAATTCCTCGGACAAGTTCTTCGTCGCTTGCTACAACGGCAAAGACGGAGCAGAGGTCTGGAGCATCGAGCTCGATCCCGATCCGAACGACCCGGGCGGGACGGTGCTTGGGCTGCCGCAAATGTTTGCTACGATCCTGCCGATGAGCGACACAAACACCGGCACCGGCGATCTGGATGGCGATGGGAAGCCGGAGATCTTGCTGGAATACACCTACGGATACATGATGGGAGAGTTCAGCTTTGGCACGCGCGGAATGATTCGCGTCCTCAATGGCAACGGCACGCTCTTTACGGGATACTCGGATGCGTGGGTCGAGTTGATCGACCTGCCCGGCAATCTGACCGGGCCGTCCCTCAACAGCATGGTTGACTTCAACAACGACGGAAAGACGGACATCCTTGTTTCTATCCTGGACCTCGGAATGGACACGGCTCCGCCGCCATTCCTTGGTTTCGATCTTCTCGCGAAGCAGGAACTCTTCCGTGCGGACGCTGCGGAATTCAATTGGTTCGAAGATACGCTCAACGCGATGACCTTCCATGCCCTCCGATCGAACTACAGGTTCGGCGATGTCGATGGAGACGGTTTCGGCGATCTGACCGTGCATGGCATGCAGCCAAACACGATCGGGAATCTTACGTTCGGTGTCTTCCACGCCTACTCTTCGAATGCCAACAATCGTGGCAAGGCCATGAGCTTCATGGCGACTGCCGGCGATGCGACGATCTGGTGGGCGAACGATTTCGGCGGCAGCGACATCCTCGACTTCCTGATCGTGGACCATCCTGATGCGCCCGGTGCCTCGACGGTCGACTTCAAACTTCAGACAACGGCTATCTGGCCAAGCAACATCGATATACCCGGCCAAGGCACCTTCAAGTTCCCGCACGAGTTCGGCACCGTCGATCCGGATGATTTCGATGTTCAAACGATGATGGGGTTTCCGATGGGCGACCTTGACGGAGATGGCCAGAAGGACACGTTTGTTTCTATCGGTTACAAGCACGCGGGCAACGATGTACCGAGCCCGTTGGCATACGGACAAGCGCTGTTCTTCGACAACACGGCGCCTGGCACGCCGCTCGAGGAGACCGCGCGCCTGCAGATCAAATCCGACTCCGACCGCACGCCATATCCCTTGTATGAGACGGCCATCATTATCGGGCATTACGAAGTCGGTTGCCCAACTTACGTCGATCAAAACAGTGACGGAAAGCGCAACGACGGCGTTGTTACCACTGATCACGTTGTTGCTGCGATCAGTTTCAAATACGACGGAAGCGGCTTTCTGCCGGAGGATGTTCTTGGTTTCCTGCTCGGCCAACAGGAACTTAGTTCCGGGCAGCTCCCTCAGGCCGATTCGAACAGTGATGGTCTTTGCGACGCAGGCGACCTGATTCAGAAGATTACGGCGAGGTAGACCCCTCGCCGTAGTCTCTCCGCACAAACTTCAGCGCTTGCTCGCGCGACTCGATTTCGCCTTCGAGTTGGCGTTCCTGCACGGCCAGCAGAATCTCGCGAAACAGCGGTCCTGGATGCAGGCCCATTGCAATCAAGTCGGTACCCGTGATGAGCGGGGGAGGAACGGGCTCCTCGTGCCGCGATCGAAATTCCTCCAGCGCCTCGCGCACCAGATTGTAGTTCGTCAGACCGCCAAACGACCCGAGGCAATCCGCCTTGTGAATGGCGAGATCTTCCTCAATCGTCTCCGCGCCCAGGAAGCGCCGCATTGTGGACTTGTTCCACTCGTTTGCATTCATAAAGCGCATGTGTCGGCCGACGATCGCGCTGATGCGCTCGGTCGCTTCGTTTGAGAAACGGAATCGCCGGCAGATCCTACGCGCCATCTCTGCGCCGACCTTGTCGTGTCCGTAGAATGTCAGCTTCCCCGGTGCGCGCTCGCACGTTGGCGGTTTCCCGACATCATGCAACAACATCGCCCAGCAAGTAATCGGCGTGCGAGTCTCTAACTTGTCGAGGCATAGCAGCGTGTGGACAAAGACATCGCCTTCCGGATGGTAGGTCGCGCCCTGTTCGACGCCTTTCATGATGCTGATTTCGGGGAGAATCAACTCCAGCAAACCCGCGCGATCCATCATCTCGAAGGCGCGCGAGGGCTTGTCTGCCAGCATCATCCGTGTAATCTCGTCGCGCTGTCGCTCGGGGCTGATGAACTTGATGGTCGGCGCAAGCTCGACCATCGCGCGCCATGTTTCTTCTTCGATTTCAAATTCCACACGTGCTGCGAATCGAATGGCACGCAGCAATCGCAGAGCATCCTCACCAAAGCGTGCACGCGGATCGCCGACTGTGCGTAGGCGTTTGCGGGCGATGTCTTTCTGTCCGCCGACGAAATCAATGATCTCGTCGGCTTCCGGATCGTAGAACAACGCATTGATCGTGAAGTCCCGACGCTGGGCGTCCTGTTCCGGCGTGCCATATTCCACGGTTTCGGGGTGCCGATGATCGACGTACTTCCCGTCGCGCCGGAATGTGGCGACTTCGTAATGATGCTCGCCCTCGACAACGATACAGACCCCGAAACTCGCGCCGACGAGTCGGACCTTCTCGAAGAGCCCTTCGATTTGATCGGGTCGTGCATCGGTCGCGATGTCGATGTCTTTCATCGGCATGCCGAGCAACCGATCGCGCACGCAACCTCCTACCCAATACGCCATGTGACCCGCGTCGCGCAGGCAGTTTACTATGCGACGAGCCCCCTGCTCCAACGCGTTCATGACATCAAGGCTCCAGGCAGGTTGCCGTCTCGATGATCTCCATCAGTTCGCGGACGACGATCTCACAATTTGGATCGGACTCGTACATCCCGCTGACGCGTTCGCGCGCCTTACCGCCTTCGCCGGTTGCCTTGCCGCGCGCGATGATGCGGCGGCACTCGTGCGGCATCGGACCCCAATTGCCGCATTCGATAAACTGGTCGCTCAGGAAAACGAACTTCGGAATCGCCTCGCCGCCATTCGTCAGGAAACGCGCAAAGACTTCGCGGTGTTGCTCGCGCGTGATGAAGCGCAGATGGATTCGGCCGGACATTACTGCCAGCTTCGCAAGGACCGGTGCATGGCGGTGCACATCGCCGCACCAACCTTCGGCGATTGCGACAACATGAACATCGCGCGGAAGGCTCTGCAGAAACGCCATCGTTGTTGGATCGAGCTTCTGATTCTCGAAAGCGGCCTGCATCTTCTGGCGATTCTCATCGCTCTCGGCCTGGCCAAGCCAGTCCTCCCAGGTCGTTCCCGAATCGACAATGGACTTCCAATCAAGAAGAGGCAGAATAGGTGGGCGTGGCATGGGTGAATTCTCCTGTGGTCTGAATCTGATGGGGATTTACGGTGCAAGAATCGTACGCACTCAGGCCATAGCCATGAGCGGTTCATATGGCGCGTTCAGGAATGTGCAGTTTGCGCAGGCGCGTTCGTTTTGTGCACAGCAATCGTGGAAGACCTTGAAGAGTGCCTGCTGCATCAGTTCCGTACGGAACAGGCCCTTGTCGAACCCGCTTTCGCCGAAGAGCCGTCGCTTCATGAACTCGGTCACAGAATTCTTCGGCAGGGCCGGGAAACGCGCCGCTACCACCCATGCCTGCTGTTCCAATCGCGTATCGCCTTCCTGGCGCGCGCGGAGAATTGCCAGGGGCAGCAGCACGTTGAAGAACAACGTTCTTGCGGCCGGTTCGCCCAGCAATGCCTGAGGTCGGCAGGGCTTTCCTCCGAGCGTGTAGTGCGTCCCGAAGTAATTCTGATCGCCGTCGACTTCGAGCATCTTCGTGACATCGCGATAGAACTTGCGCCAATCTTTCGGCTTCTCGTTCTCCGGTGCCCCATTTCGGATCATCGAGCAGAAGACATCGAAGAGCGGCGCATCCACATCCACCAGGCGTGTCAGGAGAATCGCCACCGCGGCCAATCGCCGGCCGGGAAATCCCGGCGGCCGCATGCCCGAGTACCACCGTCGCGTCGGCGGAAGCAGGCGATCTCGAAAGTAGGGACGGACTCGATTCCAATGCTTTTCCAGCCGCTCTGCGAACGCGATCGTTTCCTTGTCCGCACCGTCAAAGAGGTCCTGTTGAGTGGGGAACAACTGTGCGACATGAAGGAGAATCGCCAGAAACAGATCGGGGCGTTCCGGTGGTGCGATGTCGTGCGCATGGTCCATTAGCTCCGTGAATGGAGCGCGCTTGCTGAGCAGGAAGTACAACGTCTTGTTGGACTTGTAGCCCTGTCCCGTCATGATCGACTGATAGATGAGTTGCTGTGTCGTTGCCGAGGCCAGTTGTGCCTCGAATCGCGCAATCTTGTCCTCGATCCGCATACGTCCGGCGATCGTCAGAAACTCCGTCAATTGCGGCTCGGGAATGCGCGTGAAGTGATCGTGGCAAATCCCCACATCCGCCGGTCGGCCGTAGGGATAGTCATCCACATTGATCGTCCGGCGCAGCGTCTCCAGGTCCGGATCGAGTGCATCGAGCAGCACCATGCGCTCGAGCCGTTCGCCGTTTTGTTTTTCTTCGTAGGGCCGATCGTCCGCCGGATTCAGGCACACGTGCAGGACGACGTTGTTGTACTCGAAGTCCTGATGATGGCCGTGGTGAAACCAGTCGGCGGAATTCACATGGATCTCGACATCGCCCGCGAGTTCTTCGCCTGCCAGCCGAACACGTGCGCCCTGAAAATCCGGTCCACGGCTCGTGTTCCACCGCCCTGCATCCAGAACCTCGACGCGCTTGCCACTGGCCGTGCGCAGTTTATCCGCCCGCAGCAACTGATCGAACCAGATGCACTGCACGAGTCGCTCCTCAACGTGACGCGACTCGCCGCGATCCTGCCCCTCGGCAACTCGAATCGCGCGGCGCAAAGCATCGCCAAACTCCTCGTGGAGTTCGCGCCAGCGCGTTCGCGTTGTCTCGAGAGACGTCATCTTCATTTCAACTACTCGTCTCCGAAGCACGTTCCTACGGCACGTGCGGCTTCGATCATTGGATCATCCTTGGACACAAGCTTCAACTTGCTGATGGCATCGCCCAACTCCACAGAGACGATGTCCTGGCCGGACAGCGCTGCCATGCGGCCGAACTCGCCGCGTGCGATCATGTTCGCCGCGAAGTTTCCAAACCGCGTTCCCAGCGTGCGGTCGAAACTGCAGGGCGAGCCGCCGCGTTGCAGATGCCCGAGCACCGTCGCGCGCGATTCCAGGCCCGTGCGTTCCTGGATTGTCTCGGCCAACACCTTGCCGATACCGCCGAGGCGAATCGGGTCCGGACTGTCTTCCAGGATCTTCGCCACCACCATCTTGCCGCCCTTCTGCTTCGCCCCCTCGGAGACGGCGATGATCGTGAAGCGCTTTCCAACGCGCGAACGCTTCAGACAGTAATCGCACACGACTTCCATGTCGTATTCGATCTCGGGGATCAGGATCACGTCCGCGCCGCCGGCCACGCCGGACTCCAGCGTCAGCCATCCGGCGTAGCGCCCCATCATCTCGACGATCTGGACGCGATGATGCGCCATGGCCGTCGTATGGAGTTTGTCGATCGCCTCCGTTGCCGTATCGACCGCGGTGCGGAATCCGAACGTCAGATCCGTCGCCATCAGATCATTGTCGATCGTCTTCGGAATACCGACAACCGGCACGCCGAGATCGGCGAAACCCTTCGCCATATTCATCGTGCCATCACCGCCGATGCAGACCAGCGCATCCCACCCCATCTCCTTGATGTATTCGACGCAATCAGCGGCGACGTTCACGCGCTGCTCTTTGCCATCGATCTTCATGACGTGATCGAAGGGATTCGCCTTGTTGCTGCTGCCGAGAATTGTTCCGCCCAGCGTCAGGATGCCGGACACATCGCCGGTTTTCAGTTCATAGGAGTTCTGGTGAATCAACCCATCGAAGCCATCCGTGATGCCGAAGACGCGCATGCCGTAGCGGTACATCGCGGTCTTGGCAACGGCCCGGATCACGGCGTTCAACCCAGGGCAATCGCCGCCGCCGGTCAGAATCGCGATGCTTTTCGGAGTCTTGCCGGAATCGGCCTTGCTTTCGGACATGAAAAAACCTTTCAGAAACGCGCGAATCGCGCGGGCGTTTGCATTCAAGGCCCATCATGCCAGACACCGGTCGATGGGCAAGCCTGTTCCACGGGTGCAGAGGGATGGGGGCTACTAGCCGCCCGTCACGGCTCGGATCACGCGGGCGGGCACGCCCGCGGCCAGCACTCCCGGCGGGATGTCGCGCGTCACGACGCTTCCGGAGCCGATCACGGAGTTCTTTCCAATCGTTACGCCCGGATTGATCACCGTGCGACCGCCCACCCACACGTTGTCTTCGATCGTGATTGATCTGCCGGATTCCACGCCTGCCAGACGCTCCTCGGGGTCGATCGGATGCGTCGCGCCATACAGATGCACGCCCGGGCCGAACATCACGCGGTTGCCGATACGCACCCAGCCGCAGTCCAGTATCACGCAGCCATAGTTCGCGAAGAATCGGTCGCCCAGTTCGATGAAGCACCCGTAGTCGCAGTGAAACGGAGCCATGATCATGCACGAATCCGGCGCCTTGTGGAAGAGCTGGCGCAACTTCGCAATGGCGTCGCTGTATTGCGATGGGGGCGCCTGGTTGAAGGCGTAGACTGCCTCTGCCGCGGCGAGCCGCAGATCGACCAACTCCTGCTCGAACGGATCGTAGTTCTCTCCGGCAAGCATCTTCTCTCGTTCAGTCATGGTGGAAGTCCTCTCTGATTGAGCGATTCGGAGGCGCAGCGCAGCGAGGGGTCAAAGGCCATCTGATAAAAAAGCGGCGCGCCGACCCAAAGGGGAGAGGTCGGCGCGAATGCCGCGTTTCTCAGGAGGGTCAAACCCTAACTGGCCGAAGTCGGGGTCAAACCGGTTTATGCAGATGCAGGAATTTGATGCCGCGTCTCGTGGACCAATGTCAATGGGTTGGACCGGTTTAGGACACGAAACGCCCTCCGGATGAATCCATGTCCAAGTAGGCGCGCGTCTCGTCCAATCCGACGGCCAGCGTTCGCCGCCAGAAGCGCCGCGCCATCGCCAGGCGCCCGACGATGAAGCCCACCTCCATCAGCCCCAGGATGACGAATCCCGTCCCCAAGTCGATCGGGACGCCGACGACGCGCGAGATGCTATACGGAACCAGCACACGAGCAAGCAGCGTAATCATGTTCAGCATCACCAGTCCCGCGGTCGTCAGACCTCCCCACCAACGCGACGAAGGGTTCAACTGGCAGACGCCCGCCAGAATCGAAGCACGCAGGTAACATCCCGCTCCGTAATTGACTGCCATCAGGACGCCCGTTCCCGTCGCGATCCAGTTCCACGTTGGGTTGTTCTGGCTCAAGATCCCCCAGAATCGGATCGGGCCGAGGAAATGATGGATCACCGTGTATCGCATATCGGAGGCAGCCGCGGCGTAATCCGTGTGGATCATCAGGATCAGGAAGAACGCCATCGTGGCGGGGACGGTGACGGCCAGGAAGACCCATGACAGCAGGCGCCCGTGTACCGCGGCCAGCGCATCGCGATCCGTCAGGTACGTGACCATTGCCTGGGGCAGCAGTGGGTCCTTCTCGAGGTGTTCGCGGGCGGCCGCCCCGAGTGCCGGCGAGATGAACGCAATCGACACAGCCATCGTGTAGGAAACCGTCGCCACGAATCCCGTGAAGCCGTCGACCAGGCCCTCTAGCGCCACAAACCAAAGCGCTGGCAGCACCATCGCCAGCAGCGCCACGATCGCCAGGCGCAGCCAATCGCCCAGCCGTCGGCGAGGCGGAATCGGCAGAGAGGTCACCCGCCGCACCCACGGATTGTCCGGAGCAAACGATTCGGCCAGTCGAATGGCCAATATGGAAGCAATCGACATCACAATGAACTGTCCCCGCCGTTGGACGGCGGGGACAAGGGCAAGCGTGTTTCGGACCGGCGCATCAGCGCCTCTGCTTCGGCCACGGCCTGTTCGGATCGCCGATGCCTTCCACGTCCTCGTCTTCTGGTCCGTAGTATTCCTCGTCGTCTTCGAGGTCTTCCTCTTCGTACTCGTCCTCTTCTTCGAGCGCCTCCGGGATCGGCTCTCCGCGCTCCAGGGCGTGTTCCAGCTTGTCCAGTTCCTCGATCGCGGCATCGCAATCGACGATGATATCGCGGGGCTTGGAGCCCTTGAACTCGCCGACGATGCCCATTTCTTCGAGCATGTCCATCAGGCGACCGGCTCGCGCGAAGCCGACCTTCAGGCGCCGCTGAATCAGCGAAACGCTGGCCTTACGCGCCTCCAGAATCAGGCGAGCGGCAGCCCGCACAAGCGCTTCGTCGATTTCCTCGTCGCCTGCCCGGGCCGAACCACCTTGATGCGGCATGAACATACCGGCGTGGACTTTGCCCATCACGCGATTCGTGCCGCGGACCATGCGGTCCTGAGCATCCAGATCGTCCATGCCATCTGGGTTGCCCATCATACGAGCCAACTCGCGCTGTTCCTTTTCGCTCAGCTTCGGCTCGAACTCCTCGATTTCGTATTCGGCCGGGCATTGCGTACGGACACAGTCGGCGATCCGTTCGACTTCATCATCACTGACAAAGCAGCCCTGGATGCGGATGGGCTTCGGCATTCCGCCGCCGTGGAACAGCATATCGCCGCGGCCGAGCAGCGACTCGGCGCCGTTCATGTCGAGAATCGTCCGCGAGTCCACCTTCTGCGAAACCTGGAAGGCGATGCGGCTCGGGAAGTTCGCCTTGATGATACCCGTAATGACGTTAACGGACGGGCGCTGGGTAGCGAGGATCAGGTGAATACCGACGGCGCGCGACATCTGCGCCAGCCGCTGGATGGACTCTTCCACGTCCGCCTTCGCGATGATCATCAGGTCCGCCAACTCGTCCACAATGACGACCATGTACGGCATCGGCTGCAGCTTGCGGCCCTTCAGCTTCGGGTGGCCTTCCGGATCTTCGACGATCTTGTTGTAGCCGTCGATGTTGCGCACGCCCAGTTCCACCAGCCGCTTGTAGCGCTCTTCCATCTGCTCGACGGCCCAATCTAGAGCGGCCGCCGCGCACTTCGGCTCGCAAACAACCGGAGCCAAAAGGTGCGGAATATCGCCATAGACCGAGAGCTCGACGCGCTTCGGATCCACCATGATCAGCTTCACGCGATCGGGCGGCTGGCGATAGAGGAACGACGCAATGATCGTGTTCAGACACACCGACTTACCGGCGCCCGTGGCACCGGCGATCAGCAAGTGCGGCATCTTCTTCAGGTCCGCGAAGTACGGCGCGCCGTCGATCGTCTTACCCAGCGCAAACGCGAGCGGGCTCTGGTGCTCCCAGAAATCTTCGCAACTGATCAGCTCCTTCAGGTAAACGCCTGCGCGCTTCTTGTTCGGTACTTCGATACCGACCACTGACTTGCCTGGGATCGGAGCGAGGATACGAACGCTCAGGGCCTTCATTGCCATCGCGATATCGTGCTCCAGGCCTGTGATGCGGCTGATCTTGATGCCGGCCGCGGGTTTGAACTCGAACCGCGTCACAACGGGGCCCTGCTTGACCTGGGTCACGCGGCCCTCGACGCCGAAGTGCGACAGCGTCTCGGTCAGCGTACTGCTCAGTTCGTAGACCTCCTCGCGCGACATCCGGTGGTCGACCACCGGCGGATCCGCCAACAACTGAATCTCCGGCAGATGATATTCGCGCGGCGTCCTGCTGAGTTCCATCTCCAACTGCTCACCCTCGAGCGGCTGACCGTTCGGGCCGTGCGGGCGCGTATCGAACTCCTCATTGAACAGCGGATCGTCTTCCGTGGGGGTTTCGTCGTTCTCGCGAGTCTGACGCAGCAGGCGCTCCTCCGCCTTGCTTCGGATGTCTTCTTCAGTCTCTTCTTCGTTTTTCTTCCGTGATCCGGCCGGGACGCCTTCATCTTCCCAGCGCGTCGGGAACAACTTGGCCAGTCCCGCACCCAGCGCAGGGCTCTTCTCCTGCATTGGATTGCCTTCACGGATCGGCAAGGGCTTCGAGTTGTCTTCAAAGAGGATTTCTTCTTCCGCTTCCTCTTCGTCCTCAAGCTCCGCCGCTTCATCGTCCTCGAAGTCCTCTTCCTCATCTGGAAGCTCTTCGTACTCGTCGTCGTACTCGTCTGCGTAGTCTTCCTCGTAATCTTCTTCGATGTCCTCTTCCACGACGCGCGAGCGCAGTCGGCGCTGCAGTCGCAACTCGAGGTCGTGCGCTTCGAGAGCGCGCGCGGCGGCTGCCACGTCATCGTCCGCCGGGTCATCCCAGCCAGTGGGCTCATCCAACTCTCCGAGCAACGTCATGCGGCGCTCGGTGGCCGGCTTCTCGCGGCGGCGAAGCGCATTCTTCAGCCAAAGCCCAACACGCGACGGCTGCTTCACCCGCGGCGTCTCCACGGCCTCTTCTTCCTCGTCTTCGATGATGCCATCGGCGGGCACGGGCTCCATGCCGCGTGTGCGGCGCAGAACCATCGCCGCCAGGGCCGACAACCCCAAATTGGTCATCAGCACCAACCCGACCAGCGTCATGCCGGACAGGATCAGCGCGGCGCCAACGACGCCAAACTGGCCGACCATCCGAAGGCCTTCCCATTCAACAAGGAAGCACCCCAAGGCGCCCGCGCGGCGGAAGGTTTCCTGGCTCAGCTCCGGGTTGTCTGCCCCCGGCAGCGCCAGCAGGCCGTTGATCGCCATGATGACCAAAGCCACGCCCAGCGCGCGCGCGCCGGGCCACTTGGCCTTCAATCCGCGGAACGTCCGAATGCCCAGCCAGACCAGCACGGCGGGCACACCGAACGACATCGGGACGCCGAAGAACATGGTCAGCGCGGCGCTGATCATCTCTCCGACAGGACCGACGAGCGAACGCCCGTCGCCCCCTACCAGCAAGCTGACAAAGATGAAAATCCCCGCCAGAACAAGCACGGTTCCGGCCACCTCGCGCCGCAAAAGGCTGGAATCCAACCTCGGCGTCGGCATCTCGTCATTCGTTATCACTGCGCTTTGTTCCGATCTGGACCTGGACGGCATAACCGGAGACTCCTCGGGCAAATTACCATACTGGCTCCCGAGGATCGAAAGTGGGCCGGAACAACGGCAAGAAGAGATTCGCAGAAATGGAAGTGGCTAAGTCATTGATCTACGTTTGTAGCAGTCTGCGGCGCTCAGTCCTCATCCCGCCCGTGGTAGTTCGCAGCGTCCTTCATGTGATGGATATCGTGGGGGTGGGATTCGCGCTTGCCAGAGGCTGTCACGCGCACGAAGCGAGCGCGCTCTTGAAGTTCCGGGATCGTGCGACACCCGTTATATCCCATCGAGGCACGCAGGCCGCCGGTAAACTGGTGCAGCACGGCTTCGGCCCGCCCGGCATACGGCACCAGGCCCTCGATTCCCTCCGGGACCAGTTTCGGCGCGGCTGCACCGCGCTGCCCGTAGCGATCCGCCGACCCGTGCCGTTGGCTCATGGCACCGAGTGAGCCCATTCCGCGATAGCTGATGTACTGGCGGCCGCTGATCAGTACACGCTCGCCGGGGCTCTCGTCGGTTCCAGCCAGGACGCTGCCCATCATGACGGCTGTCGCGCCCGCGGCCAGCGCCTTCGCCACGTCGCCGCTGTAGCGAATCCCGCCATCCGCAATGACGCCGACTGGCTGGCCGCGCAGCGCCCGAGCCGCCATGTAAACGGCGCTGAACTGCGGCACACCGACGCCCGCGATCACGCGCGTCGTGCAGATCGATCCCGGCCCGACGCCGACTTTCACCGCATCCGCGCCCGCGTCTGCGAGCGCAACGGCGCCTTCCGCG
This DNA window, taken from bacterium, encodes the following:
- a CDS encoding ATP-dependent 6-phosphofructokinase: MSESKADSGKTPKSIAILTGGGDCPGLNAVIRAVAKTAMYRYGMRVFGITDGFDGLIHQNSYELKTGDVSGILTLGGTILGSSNKANPFDHVMKIDGKEQRVNVAADCVEYIKEMGWDALVCIGGDGTMNMAKGFADLGVPVVGIPKTIDNDLMATDLTFGFRTAVDTATEAIDKLHTTAMAHHRVQIVEMMGRYAGWLTLESGVAGGADVILIPEIEYDMEVVCDYCLKRSRVGKRFTIIAVSEGAKQKGGKMVVAKILEDSPDPIRLGGIGKVLAETIQERTGLESRATVLGHLQRGGSPCSFDRTLGTRFGNFAANMIARGEFGRMAALSGQDIVSVELGDAISKLKLVSKDDPMIEAARAVGTCFGDE
- a CDS encoding DNA translocase FtsK, which translates into the protein MPSRSRSEQSAVITNDEMPTPRLDSSLLRREVAGTVLVLAGIFIFVSLLVGGDGRSLVGPVGEMISAALTMFFGVPMSFGVPAVLVWLGIRTFRGLKAKWPGARALGVALVIMAINGLLALPGADNPELSQETFRRAGALGCFLVEWEGLRMVGQFGVVGAALILSGMTLVGLVLMTNLGLSALAAMVLRRTRGMEPVPADGIIEDEEEEAVETPRVKQPSRVGLWLKNALRRREKPATERRMTLLGELDEPTGWDDPADDDVAAAARALEAHDLELRLQRRLRSRVVEEDIEEDYEEDYADEYDDEYEELPDEEEDFEDDEAAELEDEEEAEEEILFEDNSKPLPIREGNPMQEKSPALGAGLAKLFPTRWEDEGVPAGSRKKNEEETEEDIRSKAEERLLRQTRENDETPTEDDPLFNEEFDTRPHGPNGQPLEGEQLEMELSRTPREYHLPEIQLLADPPVVDHRMSREEVYELSSTLTETLSHFGVEGRVTQVKQGPVVTRFEFKPAAGIKISRITGLEHDIAMAMKALSVRILAPIPGKSVVGIEVPNKKRAGVYLKELISCEDFWEHQSPLAFALGKTIDGAPYFADLKKMPHLLIAGATGAGKSVCLNTIIASFLYRQPPDRVKLIMVDPKRVELSVYGDIPHLLAPVVCEPKCAAAALDWAVEQMEERYKRLVELGVRNIDGYNKIVEDPEGHPKLKGRKLQPMPYMVVIVDELADLMIIAKADVEESIQRLAQMSRAVGIHLILATQRPSVNVITGIIKANFPSRIAFQVSQKVDSRTILDMNGAESLLGRGDMLFHGGGMPKPIRIQGCFVSDDEVERIADCVRTQCPAEYEIEEFEPKLSEKEQRELARMMGNPDGMDDLDAQDRMVRGTNRVMGKVHAGMFMPHQGGSARAGDEEIDEALVRAAARLILEARKASVSLIQRRLKVGFARAGRLMDMLEEMGIVGEFKGSKPRDIIVDCDAAIEELDKLEHALERGEPIPEALEEEDEYEEEDLEDDEEYYGPEDEDVEGIGDPNRPWPKQRR
- a CDS encoding sugar O-acetyltransferase; this encodes MTEREKMLAGENYDPFEQELVDLRLAAAEAVYAFNQAPPSQYSDAIAKLRQLFHKAPDSCMIMAPFHCDYGCFIELGDRFFANYGCVILDCGWVRIGNRVMFGPGVHLYGATHPIDPEERLAGVESGRSITIEDNVWVGGRTVINPGVTIGKNSVIGSGSVVTRDIPPGVLAAGVPARVIRAVTGG